Proteins found in one Xenopus laevis strain J_2021 chromosome 1L, Xenopus_laevis_v10.1, whole genome shotgun sequence genomic segment:
- the LOC121400934 gene encoding uncharacterized protein LOC121400934, with protein MSGDHVTPRRRSRSSSIRSRRSRYQSSRSRSRSHTHNISRGHRTAHHGARSHSGRASVDRTPHRERDGGWRTEHSRSCLSFRNGSSESDGDRDRTGRTRSRRNNRSNSTDRGRRYHRCHSSISHGGVSRSRSSSRRARVSRSRSASRAGRHVRSRPSAHTGQVNAHNSTSHPRSMARQTAQEGPGAAQEVSPQLASLVTVPEVSTAPGPGGGSISVWLLGHSYISWARRRAAVKNSGPQLGFPEGRVNIHWFGVPGLRWPGVWPTLLRHVRSGRRPDVLLIHAGGNDMGLRSQRELVLTMKQDLDRIRGLFPDLILVWSEMVPRLVWRYARNGDKMDKSRVKVNKLMASFVRKFGGIVVRHSDLDDKMPDYFSQDGVHLSELGNSFFTLALMEGIERALGLLSGGSCRA; from the exons ATGAGTGGGGACCACGTAACACCCCGTCGGCGGAGTAGATCCAGTAGCATTAGGTCTCGGAGAAGCAGGTACCAGTCATCCAGGTCTAGGAGCAGGTCCCACACCCACAACATATCACGGGGCCATCGCACGGCTCACCACGGGGCCAGGTCACATAGCGGAAGGGCTTCCGTAGACAGAACCCCCCACAGGGAGAGGGATGGGGGGTGGAGGACGGAACACTCTCGCTCTTGCTTGTCTTTCAGGAATGGTTCCAGTGAATCCGATGGGGACCGGGACAGGACTGGCAGGACAAGGAGCAGACGGAACAATAGAAGCAATTCCACCGACAGGGGGAGACGGTATCACAGGTGCCATTCGTCCATCAGCCACGGAGGGGTCAGCAGGAGCCGGTCGTCCTCCAGGAGAGCAAGGGTGTCAAGGAGCCGTTCCGCAAGCAGGGCCGGACGGCACGTCAGGAGTCGCCCATCAGCTCACACCGGCCAAGTCAACGCCCACAATTCAACCAGCCATCCACGTTCCATGGCTCGTCAGACGGCTCAGGAGGGGCCAGGAGCAGCACAAGAAGTTTCACCACAACTAGCAAGCCTGGTTACGGTCCCAGAGGTTTCTACTGCCCCGGGACCAGGAG GTGGTTCAATTTCTGTGTGGTTACTGGGCCATTCCTACATCTCCTGGGCCAGACGGCGAGCCGCAGTTAAGAACTCTGGTCCGCAGCTGGGCTTTCCCGAAGGCCGGGTGAATATCCACTGGTTTGGCGTTCCAGGTTTGCGGTGGCCAGGAGTCTGGCCTACATTGTTGCGGCACGTAAGGTCTGGTCGCCGTCCAGATGTGTTACTTATACACGCTGGCGGTAATGATATGGGACTTCGGTCTCAGCGTGAGTTGGTGTTAACTATGAAGCAGGACTTAGATAGAATTCGGGGATTGTTCCCGGATTTGATTCTGGTTTGGTCTGAGATGGTACCGCGTTTAGTTTGGAGATATGCCAGGAATGGAGACAAAATGGATAAGAGCAGGGTCAAGGTGAACAAGTTAATGGCCTCGTTTGTGAGAAAGTTTGGAGGAATTGTTGTACGCCATTCCGACCTGGACGATAAAATGCCAGATTATTTCAGTCAGGACGGAGTTCACCTGTCCGAGTTGGGGAATTCCTTTTTCACCTTGGCCCTCATGGAGGGTATTGAACGGGCCCTCGGGTTATTGAGTGGCGGGTCGTGCCGCGCTTAA